A window of Enterobacter cloacae genomic DNA:
AACCGGAGTAGCCTGAATGTCACTTGAAAAAGCGCATACGTCAGTAAAAAAAATGACCTTTGGTGAAAACAGAGATCTGGAACGAGTAGTAACAGCACCAGTATCATCTGGAAAAATCAAACGTGTTAACGTTAATTTTGATGAAGAAAAGCACACTCGGTTTAAGGCTGCATGCGCCAGGAAAGGTACATCAATCACTGACGTGGTGAACCAGCTTGTAGATAACTGGCTCAAAGAGAACGAATAATTGGAAGCCGAAGCGAACAGACAGGCCGACGCAAAACAACTGTTCTCAAAGCAGCCCTGGCTATGTACAACAGCCAATAGTTACTTGATTCTGCAAAACTTAGGGAAGGTGCGAACAAGTTCCTGATATGAGATCATCATATTCATCCGGAGCGCATCCCAGAGGGACATCATGAGCCATCAACTCACCTTCGCCGATAGTGAATTCAGCACTAAGCGCCGTCAGACCCGAAAAGAGATTTTCCTCTCCCGCATGGAGCAGATTCTGCCATGGCAGAATATGACCGCTGTCATCGAGCCGTTTTATCCCAAGGCGGGCAATGGCCGACGGCCCTATCCGCTGGAGACCATGCTGCGTATTCACTGCATGCAGCATTGGTACAACCTGAGCGACGGTGCCATGGAAGATGCCCTGTACGAAATCGCCTCCATGCGCCTGTTTGCCCGATTATCCCTGGATAGCGCCCTGCCGGATCGCACCACCATCATGAATTTCCGCCACCTGCTCGAGCAGCATCAACTGGCCCGTCAATTGTTCAAGACCATCAATCGCTGGCTGGCCGAAGCAGGCGTCATGATGACCCAAGGCACTTTGGTGGATGCCACCATCATTGAGGCACCCAGCTCGACCAAGAACAATGAGCAGCAACGCGATCCGGAGATGCATCAGACCAAGAAAGGCAATCAGTGGCACTTTGGCATGAAGGCCCACATTGGTGTCGATGCCAAGAGTGGCCTGACCCACAGCCTGGTCACCACCGCGGCCAACGAGCATGACCTCAATCAGCCGGGTAATCTGCTTCATGGAGAGGAGCAATTTGTCTCAGCCGATGCCGGCTACCAAGGAGCGCCACAGCGCGAGGAGCTGGCCGAGGTGGATGTGGACTGGCTGATCGCCGAGCGTCCCGGCAGGGTAAAAACCTTGAAGCAGCATCCGCGCAAGAACAAAACGGCCATCAACATCGAATACATGAAAGCCAGCATCCGTGCCAGGGTGGAGCACCCGTTTCGCATCATCAAGCGGCAGTTCGGCTTCGTGAAAGCCAGATACAAGGGGCTGCTGAAAAACGATAACCAACTGGCGATGTTATTCACCCTGGCCAACCTGTTTCGGGTGGACCAAATGATACGTCAGTGGGAGAGATCTCAGTAAAAACCGGAAATAACGCCAGAAATGGTGGAAAAAATAGCCTAAATAGGCTGATTCGATGTGTTTGCGGGAAAAAAATCGGCCCAGATCCGCGAAATTTTAATCAGCGAGTCAGCTTGGGAAGAAATGACCTGCTTATTCGCACCTTCCTTAGCCCCGCGCCTGACTGGTGCAAAGTTCTATGCGGTAGAGACTATCAACCAGTCTGCTTCCGATCTGGGTATTGAGAATGTGACCAGTTTTAAAGGTGACGACTTCTCACGTTTGATTGAGGGGTAATGACTCCAACTTACTGGTAGTGTTTTAT
This region includes:
- a CDS encoding IS5 family transposase, producing MSHQLTFADSEFSTKRRQTRKEIFLSRMEQILPWQNMTAVIEPFYPKAGNGRRPYPLETMLRIHCMQHWYNLSDGAMEDALYEIASMRLFARLSLDSALPDRTTIMNFRHLLEQHQLARQLFKTINRWLAEAGVMMTQGTLVDATIIEAPSSTKNNEQQRDPEMHQTKKGNQWHFGMKAHIGVDAKSGLTHSLVTTAANEHDLNQPGNLLHGEEQFVSADAGYQGAPQREELAEVDVDWLIAERPGRVKTLKQHPRKNKTAINIEYMKASIRARVEHPFRIIKRQFGFVKARYKGLLKNDNQLAMLFTLANLFRVDQMIRQWERSQ